A DNA window from Aestuariispira ectoiniformans contains the following coding sequences:
- the rpsS gene encoding 30S ribosomal protein S19: protein MARSVWKGPFVDHFLLKKAEVARESGRKEIIKTWSRRSTILPQFVGLTFGVHNGQKFVPVLVTEHMIGHKFGEFAPSRTYYGHAADKKAKRK, encoded by the coding sequence ATGGCTCGTTCTGTATGGAAGGGTCCGTTTGTCGACCACTTTCTGCTGAAAAAAGCAGAAGTTGCGCGGGAATCCGGGCGTAAAGAGATCATCAAAACCTGGTCTCGCCGCTCCACCATCCTGCCGCAATTCGTGGGACTGACCTTCGGGGTCCACAACGGACAGAAATTTGTTCCGGTTCTGGTGACCGAACATATGATTGGTCACAAATTCGGTGAATTCGCGCCGTCCCGTACCTACTACGGTCACGCTGCGGATAAGAAAGCGAAGAGGAAGTAA
- the rplB gene encoding 50S ribosomal protein L2 produces the protein MALKQYKPNTPGTRDLVLVDRSDLHKGGPVKALTEGLTKKGGRNNTGRVTARRQGGGHKRKYRIIDFKRRKFDVPATVERIEYDPNRTAFIALLRYEDGEQAYILAPQRLKAGDKVIAGNKVDVKPGNAMPLSNMPVGTIVHNVEMKPGKGGQLARSAGCYAQLVGRDQGYAQLKLMSGELRIVRGDCIASVGAVSNPDQQNIKQGKAGRLRWQGKRPEVRGVAMNPVDHPHGGGEGRTSGGRHPVTPWGKPTKGKRTRSNKATDKYIVRRRHAKK, from the coding sequence ATGGCTCTGAAGCAATATAAGCCGAATACCCCCGGTACCCGTGATCTGGTACTGGTGGATCGTTCGGATCTTCACAAAGGCGGCCCCGTTAAGGCGCTGACCGAAGGTCTGACGAAAAAAGGCGGTCGGAACAATACCGGCCGCGTTACGGCCCGTCGCCAAGGCGGCGGTCATAAGCGGAAGTATCGTATCATCGACTTCAAACGTCGGAAATTTGACGTTCCGGCGACAGTTGAGCGGATCGAATACGACCCGAACCGTACTGCCTTCATTGCGCTGCTGCGCTATGAAGACGGTGAACAAGCCTACATCTTGGCGCCGCAGCGCCTGAAGGCCGGTGACAAAGTCATCGCCGGCAATAAGGTCGATGTGAAGCCGGGTAACGCGATGCCGTTGTCCAACATGCCGGTCGGCACCATCGTCCACAACGTGGAGATGAAGCCGGGCAAAGGTGGTCAGCTTGCTCGTTCTGCTGGTTGCTATGCACAGCTCGTTGGTCGTGACCAGGGCTATGCGCAGCTTAAACTGATGTCGGGTGAACTGCGCATCGTTCGTGGCGATTGCATCGCCAGCGTCGGTGCTGTGTCCAACCCGGATCAGCAAAACATCAAGCAGGGTAAAGCTGGTCGTCTGCGTTGGCAGGGCAAGCGTCCGGAAGTTCGCGGTGTCGCTATGAACCCGGTTGACCACCCGCATGGTGGTGGTGAAGGCCGTACCTCCGGTGGCCGTCATCCGGTTACCCCCTGGGGTAAGCCGACCAAGGGCAAGCGCACGCGTAGCAACAAGGCAACGGATAAGTACATCGTCCGTCGCCGTCACGCTAAGAAGTAA
- a CDS encoding 50S ribosomal protein L23 yields MSWKFLNKKPVSKERMYQVIQAPVITEKATMGSENNQVTFKVATDANKHEIKAAVENLFDVKVKAVNTLNVKGKVKRFRGIVGKRAGFKKAVVTLAEGDSIDVTTGL; encoded by the coding sequence ATGAGTTGGAAATTCCTAAACAAGAAGCCTGTCTCCAAGGAACGGATGTACCAAGTCATCCAGGCTCCCGTGATCACCGAAAAGGCGACCATGGGCAGCGAGAACAACCAGGTGACTTTCAAGGTCGCTACGGATGCCAACAAGCACGAAATCAAAGCGGCTGTTGAAAATCTGTTCGACGTGAAAGTTAAGGCCGTCAATACCTTGAACGTTAAGGGCAAGGTAAAGCGTTTCCGCGGTATCGTGGGTAAACGCGCTGGCTTCAAGAAAGCGGTCGTGACCCTCGCTGAAGGTGATTCGATCGACGTAACGACGGGGTTGTAA
- the rplD gene encoding 50S ribosomal protein L4, whose product MKAKVITLDNKAAGDIELADEVFGVPVRKDILARMVNYQLAKRRAGTHKVKNRSEVNATGAKMFRQKGTGRARHGDAKVSQFRGGGRAFGPVVRDHGHSLPKKVRQLALKSALSAKQADGKLIILDDAAVSSPKTAELLSKLTGLGLSNALIVSGNEVDGNFALASRNVVNVDVLPTQGANVYDILRRDTLVLTKAAVEGLEARLK is encoded by the coding sequence ATGAAAGCGAAGGTTATCACGCTTGATAATAAGGCCGCAGGCGATATTGAACTCGCCGACGAGGTCTTTGGTGTGCCGGTCCGTAAGGACATTCTCGCACGCATGGTGAACTATCAGCTCGCCAAACGTCGTGCCGGTACACACAAGGTAAAAAACCGTAGCGAAGTGAACGCCACGGGCGCCAAAATGTTCCGCCAGAAGGGCACGGGTCGTGCTCGTCACGGTGATGCGAAAGTTTCGCAGTTCCGTGGTGGTGGACGTGCTTTTGGCCCGGTGGTCCGCGATCATGGTCATTCTTTGCCCAAAAAGGTCCGCCAGCTGGCGCTGAAATCAGCGCTTTCCGCTAAGCAGGCCGATGGCAAGCTGATCATTCTGGATGATGCGGCTGTCTCCTCCCCGAAAACGGCAGAACTGCTGTCCAAGCTGACCGGCTTGGGTCTCAGCAACGCTCTGATCGTTTCCGGTAACGAGGTTGACGGTAACTTCGCTCTGGCTTCCCGCAATGTGGTGAACGTTGACGTTCTCCCGACGCAGGGCGCCAATGTTTACGACATTCTCCGCCGCGACACCTTGGTCCTGACCAAGGCTGCGGTTGAAGGATTGGAGGCTCGGCTGAAATGA
- the rplC gene encoding 50S ribosomal protein L3 encodes MRTGVIAQKVGMTRVWTDEGDNIPVTVLKLDDLQVVATRTEDANGYTAVQLGAGKRKVKHTTKAMRGHFAKAKVEPKRKMAEFRVSADNLLNVGDEITADHFVAGQYIDAVGTSIGKGFAGAMKRHNFGGLRASHGVSISHRSHGSTGQCQDPGRVFKGKKMAGHMGAARVTVQNLEVVSTDVDRGLVLVKGAVPGSKNGWVFVSDAVKKNLPEEAPKPAAVRSAAATAPAEEVTAEGGDATENAEG; translated from the coding sequence ATGCGTACAGGAGTAATCGCACAGAAAGTCGGAATGACCCGCGTCTGGACGGACGAGGGTGACAACATTCCGGTTACCGTGCTCAAACTGGATGACCTGCAGGTCGTCGCCACGCGCACTGAAGATGCAAATGGTTACACTGCAGTCCAGCTTGGCGCGGGTAAGCGTAAAGTTAAGCATACCACCAAGGCTATGCGTGGGCATTTCGCCAAGGCTAAAGTTGAGCCGAAGCGGAAGATGGCGGAATTCCGTGTTTCTGCGGATAACCTGCTGAATGTTGGTGACGAAATCACGGCTGACCACTTTGTTGCCGGTCAGTACATCGATGCCGTCGGTACCTCCATCGGTAAGGGTTTCGCTGGTGCCATGAAGCGCCACAACTTCGGTGGTCTGCGTGCATCGCACGGTGTGTCTATTTCGCACCGTAGCCACGGTTCCACGGGTCAGTGTCAGGATCCGGGCCGTGTCTTCAAGGGTAAGAAAATGGCCGGTCACATGGGTGCAGCCCGCGTTACCGTTCAGAACCTTGAAGTGGTGTCCACGGATGTTGACCGTGGCCTCGTCCTGGTTAAGGGCGCGGTTCCGGGCAGCAAAAACGGTTGGGTATTTGTTTCTGATGCCGTGAAGAAAAATCTTCCCGAAGAGGCGCCGAAACCGGCGGCTGTTCGTAGTGCAGCAGCAACCGCCCCGGCTGAAGAAGTAACGGCTGAAGGTGGCGACGCCACCGAAAACGCCGAAGGTTAA
- the rpsJ gene encoding 30S ribosomal protein S10: MESQNIRIRLKAFDHRVLDQSTLEIVNTAKRTGAEVRGPIPLPTRTERFTVLRSPHIDKKSREQFEIRTHKRVLDIVDPTPQTVDALMKLDLAAGVDVEIKL, from the coding sequence ATGGAAAGCCAGAACATTCGCATTCGCCTTAAGGCGTTCGATCATCGTGTGTTGGATCAGTCCACGCTCGAGATCGTCAATACGGCGAAGCGCACCGGTGCGGAAGTCCGCGGACCGATCCCGCTTCCGACCCGGACTGAACGCTTCACGGTTCTGCGGTCCCCGCATATCGATAAGAAGAGCCGTGAACAGTTCGAAATTCGCACGCACAAGCGTGTACTCGACATCGTCGATCCGACCCCGCAGACGGTTGATGCTTTGATGAAGCTCGACCTGGCGGCTGGTGTCGATGTCGAGATCAAGCTGTAA
- the tuf gene encoding elongation factor Tu: MAKEKFERTKPHCNIGTVGHVDHGKTTLTAAITKVLSETGGGAATDFADIDKAPEERERGITINTAHVEYETEARHYAHVDCPGHADYVKNMITGAAQMDGAILVVNAADGPMPQTREHILLARQVGVPALVVFLNKVDQVDDEELLELVEMEVRELLSSYDFPGDDIPVIAGSALAALEGRDDEIGKNKILELMKAVDEYIPQPERPKDQAFLMPIEDVFSISGRGTVVTGRIERGVVNVGEEVEIVGIRDTQKTTVTGVEMFRKLLDSGEAGDNIGALLRGIGREDVERGQVLAKPGSITPHTKFKCECYILTKEEGGRHTPFFSNYRPQFYFRTTDVTGSVVLPEGTEMVMPGDNISMDVELIAPIAMDEGLRFAIREGGRTVGAGVVASVTE, encoded by the coding sequence ATGGCCAAGGAAAAGTTTGAACGTACGAAACCGCACTGCAACATTGGTACGGTTGGACACGTTGACCACGGTAAAACGACGCTGACGGCAGCGATCACGAAGGTTCTGTCGGAGACGGGCGGCGGTGCTGCTACGGACTTCGCAGACATCGACAAGGCGCCTGAAGAGCGTGAGCGTGGCATTACGATTAACACCGCCCACGTTGAGTATGAGACGGAAGCGCGTCACTACGCCCACGTCGACTGCCCGGGCCACGCCGACTATGTGAAGAACATGATCACTGGTGCGGCGCAGATGGACGGTGCGATCCTGGTTGTGAACGCAGCCGACGGTCCGATGCCGCAGACCCGTGAGCACATCCTGCTTGCGCGTCAGGTTGGCGTTCCGGCTCTGGTTGTGTTCCTGAACAAGGTTGACCAGGTTGACGACGAAGAGCTGCTTGAGCTGGTTGAAATGGAAGTGCGTGAGCTGCTGAGCTCCTACGACTTCCCGGGTGACGACATTCCGGTGATCGCCGGTTCCGCCCTGGCTGCTCTGGAAGGCCGTGACGACGAAATCGGCAAGAACAAGATTCTTGAGCTGATGAAAGCCGTTGACGAATACATCCCGCAGCCGGAACGTCCGAAGGACCAGGCATTCCTGATGCCGATCGAGGACGTGTTCTCCATCTCCGGTCGTGGTACGGTTGTCACCGGTCGTATCGAGCGCGGTGTTGTGAACGTTGGTGAGGAAGTCGAGATCGTTGGTATCCGCGACACCCAGAAAACCACCGTCACGGGCGTTGAAATGTTCCGCAAGCTGCTGGACAGCGGTGAAGCAGGCGACAACATCGGCGCGCTGCTGCGTGGTATCGGTCGTGAAGACGTCGAGCGTGGTCAGGTTCTGGCCAAGCCGGGTTCGATCACGCCGCACACCAAGTTCAAATGCGAGTGCTACATCCTGACGAAAGAAGAAGGTGGCCGTCATACGCCGTTCTTCTCCAACTATCGTCCGCAGTTCTACTTCCGTACGACCGACGTGACCGGTTCCGTCGTTCTGCCGGAAGGCACGGAAATGGTGATGCCGGGCGACAACATCTCCATGGATGTTGAGCTGATCGCACCGATCGCTATGGACGAAGGTCTGCGTTTCGCTATCCGCGAAGGTGGCCGCACCGTCGGTGCTGGCGTCGTCGCTAGCGTCACCGAATAA
- the fusA gene encoding elongation factor G produces MARQTPMERYRNIGIMAHIDAGKTTTTERILYYTGKSHKIGEVHDGGATMDWMEQEQERGITITSAATTAFWKDHRINIIDTPGHVDFTIEVERSLRVLDGAVAVFDSVAGVEPQSETVWRQADKYGVPRMCFVNKMDRMGADFYRCVDMIVDRLGANPLVVNLPVGAEAEYDGVIDLIKMKWIRWVGEDLGASFDYIDIPAELADKAAEYREKLVETAVEQDDDAMEAYLEGNEPDEATLIKCIRKGTLNLSFVPVLNGTAFKNKGVQPLLDAVIDFMPSPVDLPPVEGVHPDTEAEDTRLSDDDAPFSALAFKIMNDPFVGSLTFCRIYSGKLEAGSYVKNTVKDKKERVGRMLLMHANSREDIKVAMAGDIVAIAGLKDTTTGDTLCDSAKPIILERMEFPDPVIEIAVEPKTKADQEKMGQALGRLAAEDPSFRVKTDEESGQTIIAGMGELHLDIIVDRLKREFKVEANIGAPQVSYRETISKPAEVDYTHKKQTGGSGQFARVKLQFEPQEAGEGFEFVSKIVGGSVPREYIPGVEKGIESSMANGIMAGFPVIDFKVTLTDGAYHDVDSSVMAFEIAARAAFKEAMQKAGPKLLEPMMAVEVVTPDEYMGDIIGDLNSRRGQVSSMDQRGPARVVNAMVPLANMFGYVNNLRSLSQGRAQFTMTFDHYEAVPQAVADEVRAKLA; encoded by the coding sequence ATGGCTCGTCAGACTCCGATGGAGCGGTACCGTAATATCGGTATCATGGCGCATATCGACGCCGGTAAAACCACAACGACCGAACGTATCCTGTATTACACCGGTAAGTCCCACAAAATTGGTGAAGTCCACGACGGTGGCGCCACCATGGACTGGATGGAGCAGGAGCAGGAGCGCGGCATTACGATTACGTCTGCTGCGACGACGGCGTTCTGGAAAGACCATCGCATCAACATCATCGATACGCCCGGCCACGTTGACTTCACCATTGAAGTTGAGCGTTCGCTCCGCGTTCTCGATGGCGCCGTTGCGGTGTTTGACTCCGTTGCCGGTGTGGAGCCGCAGTCCGAGACTGTTTGGCGTCAGGCTGACAAATACGGCGTTCCGCGCATGTGTTTCGTCAACAAGATGGACCGCATGGGTGCCGACTTCTACCGTTGCGTAGACATGATTGTCGACCGCCTGGGTGCAAACCCGCTGGTCGTCAACCTGCCGGTTGGTGCCGAAGCCGAATATGACGGCGTAATCGACCTCATCAAAATGAAATGGATCCGCTGGGTTGGTGAAGACCTGGGGGCTTCCTTCGATTACATCGACATTCCGGCTGAACTGGCCGACAAGGCTGCGGAATATCGCGAGAAGCTGGTCGAGACTGCCGTTGAGCAGGACGACGATGCCATGGAAGCTTACCTGGAAGGCAACGAGCCGGACGAAGCGACCCTGATCAAATGTATCCGTAAGGGTACCCTGAACCTGTCCTTCGTGCCGGTTCTGAACGGTACTGCTTTCAAGAACAAGGGCGTACAGCCGCTGTTGGATGCCGTGATCGACTTCATGCCGTCTCCGGTCGATCTGCCTCCGGTCGAAGGTGTTCACCCGGACACCGAAGCGGAAGACACCCGTCTGTCCGACGACGACGCACCGTTCTCCGCGCTGGCGTTCAAGATCATGAACGACCCGTTCGTCGGTTCCCTGACCTTCTGCCGTATCTACTCCGGTAAGCTGGAAGCGGGTTCCTACGTCAAGAACACGGTTAAGGACAAAAAAGAGCGCGTTGGCCGTATGCTGCTTATGCATGCGAACTCCCGTGAAGACATCAAGGTTGCAATGGCAGGCGACATCGTCGCTATTGCCGGCCTGAAAGACACCACCACGGGTGACACGCTCTGCGACAGCGCCAAGCCGATTATTCTGGAACGCATGGAGTTCCCGGATCCGGTTATCGAAATTGCTGTTGAGCCGAAAACCAAAGCCGACCAGGAAAAAATGGGTCAGGCTCTGGGCCGTCTCGCAGCGGAAGACCCGAGCTTCCGTGTCAAGACCGATGAAGAAAGCGGCCAGACCATCATCGCCGGTATGGGCGAGTTGCACCTGGACATCATCGTCGACCGTCTGAAGCGTGAGTTCAAGGTCGAAGCAAACATCGGTGCACCGCAGGTGTCCTACCGCGAAACCATCTCCAAGCCTGCTGAAGTGGACTATACCCACAAGAAGCAGACTGGTGGTTCCGGTCAGTTCGCTCGTGTCAAACTTCAGTTCGAACCGCAGGAAGCTGGCGAGGGCTTTGAGTTTGTAAGCAAGATTGTTGGTGGTTCCGTACCGAGGGAATACATCCCGGGTGTCGAAAAAGGTATCGAAAGCTCCATGGCGAACGGTATCATGGCTGGCTTCCCGGTCATCGACTTCAAGGTGACCCTCACCGACGGTGCCTACCACGACGTCGACTCCTCTGTCATGGCCTTCGAAATTGCTGCCCGTGCAGCCTTCAAGGAAGCCATGCAGAAAGCTGGTCCGAAACTTCTGGAGCCGATGATGGCTGTGGAAGTTGTTACTCCGGACGAGTACATGGGCGATATCATCGGCGACTTGAACAGCCGTCGCGGCCAGGTGTCCAGCATGGACCAGCGTGGCCCGGCGCGTGTTGTGAACGCCATGGTGCCGCTGGCAAACATGTTCGGTTACGTGAACAACCTGCGTTCCCTGTCCCAGGGTCGCGCACAGTTCACGATGACTTTCGACCACTATGAAGCTGTGCCGCAGGCAGTGGCGGACGAAGTCCGCGCCAAACTGGCATAA
- the rpsG gene encoding 30S ribosomal protein S7 — MSRRHSAEKREILPDAKFGDVVISKFINAVMLDGKKSTAEKIVYGAFDLLNSRTGNDPVATFHEALENVKPHLEVRSRRVGGATYQVPVEVRAERAQTLAFRWLIDMARKRSENTMMERLSGELLDAANSRGASIKKREDTHKMAEANRAFSHYRW, encoded by the coding sequence ATGTCTCGACGTCATAGTGCTGAGAAGCGTGAGATCCTGCCCGACGCCAAATTCGGCGATGTAGTGATCTCCAAATTCATCAATGCGGTCATGCTGGACGGTAAAAAGTCCACGGCCGAGAAAATTGTTTATGGTGCTTTCGATCTGCTGAACAGCCGCACCGGTAATGATCCGGTTGCCACGTTCCACGAAGCCCTGGAAAACGTGAAGCCGCATCTGGAGGTGCGCTCCCGCCGTGTCGGTGGTGCAACCTACCAGGTTCCGGTTGAAGTCCGTGCCGAACGCGCACAGACCCTCGCGTTCCGCTGGCTGATCGATATGGCCCGTAAACGTTCTGAAAACACCATGATGGAACGTCTGTCCGGCGAACTGCTGGACGCGGCTAACAGCCGTGGCGCATCCATCAAGAAGCGCGAAGATACGCATAAGATGGCGGAAGCCAACCGTGCATTCTCGCACTATCGCTGGTAA
- the rpsL gene encoding 30S ribosomal protein S12: MPTINQLIRKARKDKPKRDMVPALKACPQKRGVCTRVYTTTPKKPNSALRKVARVRLTNGYEVTSYIPGEGHNLQEHSVVMIRGGRVKDLPGVRYHTIRGTLDTQGVKDRRQRRSKYGAKRPK, encoded by the coding sequence ATGCCGACGATTAACCAGCTGATCCGCAAAGCGCGGAAAGATAAGCCGAAGCGCGATATGGTGCCGGCTTTGAAAGCTTGCCCGCAAAAGCGTGGCGTTTGCACCCGTGTGTACACGACGACCCCGAAAAAGCCGAACTCGGCTCTTCGTAAGGTTGCGCGTGTGCGTTTGACTAACGGGTATGAGGTGACCAGCTACATCCCCGGTGAGGGGCATAACCTGCAGGAACACTCTGTAGTTATGATCCGTGGCGGTCGTGTGAAGGACTTGCCGGGTGTGCGTTACCACACCATTCGCGGCACCTTGGATACGCAGGGCGTCAAGGATCGTCGTCAGCGCCGTTCCAAGTATGGCGCGAAGCGTCCGAAATAA
- a CDS encoding DMT family transporter, whose product MGLTGSHIVGAGLWMLGALVSFIAMAVGGRELAADLPVIQYMFIRSLIGLIIVALVCWRSGVGQLRLRYPGIHFCRNLFHFGAQYGWFFAVSVIPLAEVFAIEFTTPIWTAMIATFALGERLTRTRITTILLGFTGILIILRPGLEAIDPVAFIVLAAAVGFSTTHVFTKKLSRDQSSLNILFYMVGMQAVFGLVPALMVWQTPPLASWPWLITIGIAAFTAHYCIAQAMKLADATVVAPMDFMRLPLVALVGFLLYNEQVDLALFLGAGLILTGNLMNIRKEHRRTA is encoded by the coding sequence ATGGGGTTGACGGGCAGTCATATCGTTGGGGCGGGACTTTGGATGTTGGGCGCGCTTGTGTCCTTCATTGCCATGGCCGTCGGAGGTCGGGAACTGGCGGCGGATCTGCCGGTTATCCAGTATATGTTCATCCGAAGCCTGATCGGCCTTATCATTGTCGCTCTTGTTTGCTGGCGAAGTGGCGTCGGTCAGTTGCGCCTGCGTTATCCTGGCATTCATTTCTGCCGTAACCTGTTCCATTTCGGCGCGCAATACGGTTGGTTCTTTGCGGTCTCCGTGATACCGCTGGCGGAGGTCTTCGCCATAGAGTTCACCACCCCGATCTGGACAGCAATGATCGCGACATTCGCCTTGGGAGAGCGGCTTACGCGGACGCGGATCACCACGATCCTGCTGGGCTTTACCGGCATCCTCATCATTCTGAGGCCCGGTCTGGAAGCAATCGACCCGGTCGCCTTTATCGTGCTGGCGGCAGCCGTGGGCTTTTCAACGACCCATGTCTTCACGAAAAAGCTAAGCCGCGATCAAAGCTCACTCAATATCCTGTTCTATATGGTCGGGATGCAAGCCGTCTTCGGACTGGTCCCCGCGCTGATGGTCTGGCAAACGCCTCCCCTCGCCTCCTGGCCCTGGCTGATTACAATCGGCATCGCGGCCTTCACCGCACACTACTGTATCGCGCAGGCAATGAAGCTGGCCGACGCCACGGTTGTCGCCCCCATGGATTTCATGCGCCTGCCTCTCGTCGCCCTTGTCGGCTTCCTCCTCTACAACGAGCAGGTCGACCTGGCGCTGTTCCTTGGGGCCGGGCTGATCCTGACCGGCAACCTCATGAATATCCGCAAGGAGCACCGCCGCACCGCCTGA